Sequence from the [Bacteroides] pectinophilus genome:
CCAGCCGTGCTGTCTCTTTGTACATATGAATGCCATAATTAAGCTTATTATCACATATGTAAATATGTCTCTTATGACCGCATTTGTTATAACCCCGGTCTGTGACACGCATGACCACACAGCCCCGATAAATGCAGCCATGGCTGCCCTCCTGTACCCCGCATTATTTTTCAGGAAGCCATCAGCAATTGTAAGGAGTATAAAATCCATTGCGTAATTAACAATGAATACCATATCAATATATACTACAATCTAACCGCACCTCCCAACACATTCAGGTACACTATGTTGCCTGTCATATGCTGATATTATAACCTGCAGAGACGGAATATTTTGTCATGTCATGTAACACATTACTTTTGCTTTTCGACATCTTAGTGTATAATATTTTCAATAATATAGCAGAAAGAAGGTATTAACCATGAACTATTCAGAGTGTATTGAGAATGCAAGGAAGCGCATTGGCAATTATTGCAAAGCATGTCCTGAATGTAATGGCAGAGCATGCCGTAACCAGATTCCCGGTCCCGGCGCCAAAGGAGCCGGTGATACTGCCATCCGCAATTACGACAAATGGAAAGAGATACGCCTTAACATGGATACCATTGTATCTAACCGTCCCGTTGACACATCAATATCTTTGTTCGGAAAAGAATTCAAGTATCCGTTTTTTGCAGGTCCTGTTGGTGCGGTTAATCTTCATTACGGTGATTCACTTGATGATGTTGCTTACAATGATATTCTTGTTTCTGCATGTGCGGATGCTGGGATTGCAGCATTTACCGGTGACGGTACCAATCCGGGTGTAATGGAGGCTGCAACCGACGCAATAAAGAATGCCAAAGGACGCGGAATACCTACGGTAAAGCCATGGAATATTGATACAATACGCGATAAGATGGAGCTTGTGCGTAATTCCGGTGCATTTGCCGTTGCAATGGATATCGATGCTGCCGGTCTGCCTTTTCTCAAGAATATGACGCCCCCTGCCGGAAGCAAATCTGTTGAGGAACTTAGTGAGATTGTAAAAGCAGCCAACGCACCTTTTATCGTAAAGGGTATTATGACCGTAAAGGGTGCTCTCAAAGCAAAAGAAGCCGGTGCCTCTGCTATTGTTGTATCCAACCACGGAGGAAGAGTGCTTGACCAGTGTCCTGCAACCGCAGAAGTTCTTGAGGAGATTGTAAAGGCTGTTGACGGATCAATGAAGATATTTGTCGACGGCGGCATACGCTCAGGTGCTGACGTCCTCAAAGCAATTGCCCTCGGCGCCGATGCAGTTATAATTGCGCGGCCTTTCGTAACTGCCGTCTATGGTGGGGAACATGAAGGCGTTCTTGCATATATCGACAAGATTGGCAGTGAGTTAAAAGATGCCATGGCAATGTGCGGTGCTGCTTCAATATCTGAGATAACACGTGACTGCATAAGATAACTGCATGATACAAAAATATCCCCGGTATATCATATAGCCGATATACCGGGGATATTTCTGTATTGACACTGTAACAATTAATTATCTGTTCTTTCTAAGGAATGTAGGTATCGTAAGTGAATCCGTGCTTACTGATGAAGTAATAGGTCTTGGATCCTGCATACCTGTCCCTGATGTACGTTCTGCCGGCTGCTGTGCTGATGGCTGTGCATATGTTGTTGCGGCAGGCTTCTTAACTGATGACTTGAGATTAGCCATAACATTATTCACATCTACACCGCTCTTTTCTTCAATGCCGGTAGCAATTACAGTAATGCTGCATGTATCTTCCTCTGAATCATCAAACATTGCACCAAATATAATATTAGCAGACTCACCTGTAAGATTCTGAACATATTCAGCCGCTTCATTAGCTTCGATAAGGCTGATATCGCCCGAAATATTGATAATGACATGCGATGCTCCCTCAATTGTGGTCTCAAGAAGAGGACTTGTAACAGCCTGCTGAACAGCTTCAATTGCCTTATCATCACCTGTTGCCGTACCAATACCGATATGTGCAACACCCTTATTCTCCATTACTGTCTTAATATCTGCAAAATCAAGATTAATAAGTCCAGGTACTGTAATAAGATCAGTAATTCCCTGTACTGCCTGCTGAAGTACTTCATCTGCCTTCTTAAGTGCATCCGGAATTGTTGTCTTCTTGTCTACTATCTGGAGAAGCTTGTCATTAGGTATAACAATAAGCGTATCTACATTAGCCTTAAGCTTGTCTATACCTGACATTGCATTATTCATTCTTGCCTTGCCTTCAAACTTAAACGGCTTTGTTACTACTCCTACAGTAAGTATTCCAAGTTCCTTAGAAATCTTCGCTACAACAGGAGTTGCTCCGGTACCGGTTCCGCCACCCATTCCACAAGTTACAAATACCATATCTGCACCCTGAATGGCCTGTCTCAGCTCTTCAACATTCTCTTCAGCAGCCTTCTCACCAACTTCCGGCTGTGCCCCGGCTCCCAGTCCCTTGGTAAGCTTCTCACCAATCTGAATTGTATTAGGTGCCTTGCACAACTGAAGTGCCTGCTTATCTGTATTAATTCCGATGAACTCAACGCCTGTAATCTGCTCATCAATCATTCTGTTGACAGCATTATTACCTGCTCCACCGACTCCTATTACTATAATCTTAGCGTTCTGATCCTGTTCATTAGTTGTGATTTCTAACAAGGTACAATCCTCCTGACCTGCCTGTGGCTCCTATGATAAGCCTGCGGCTATATATTTATGATATATTTATGCAATTGAAAAAATATTATAGATAATACTGACAAAATTGAAAATACCATCAATCTATATAATATAATTAATTCTGTAAAATATCAACATATTTTTTCGCTTGTTTACGCATTTTTTTGGAAACATTTATCTGAATTTTTTAATCCTTCTCAAAAATTATTGACTTCTTATCTTCGGTAAAATCCTCCATATGAAGTGTGCCCTTTCGGCCGGCAAGCTTTGGCATAATCTGTTTCAGTTCGAACAGCGTGTCCGTAAGGTTGTCGCAGCTGCCAAGCATAACCCTGACACTTCCGATTGTAAGTGTAACATTGCCCTGGCTGTCAAAGTATATCTTGTCCGATGTTATGTCATATTTGTCAAATGCCTGGGTAAGCTCAAGTATTCGTCCGAATATTTCCGAATTGCCGACATCAAGCTTTGAACCAAGCACAATGCTGCTGAACTTAAGACCGCTTATCATTGGTATTCCCGCAAGCACTCTTGTAGAACTTTCAACAACAGTACCATCCTTATCAAAATACATGTTGCAGCCCATATAGCTTACATATCCTATCACCGGTTTCTCATATACCGTAACAACCATCTTTGACGGCCACTGTATCTCTACCTCATACTTCTGAATGAATGGAATCTCTTTATGTTTACGCTGCCCCACAAGAAAATACAGCAATGCATTCGGGTTACTTCCGTTAAAAAGTTTTTCGGTCAGTTCTTCATCAGAATAATGGTCATCGCCTATGTATTCAATGGTATTAACCCTGAATATTACTGCTGCCGCCCCAACAACCGCAGCAGCAGTCACAATTATAATAAGGAGTATTACCAAGATATGCTTTTTTTCATTTTTCCTTTTGAACTTCCTCTTCATAATCTGCCCCATGTTCTATAACGGCCTCCGCACCAATCAGTGCAAGATCCCGTGATATATTCTCATATCCGCGCAGGATATATTCCGCATTGCATATAACCGATTCTGACTCTGCCGCAAGTGCAGCTACCAGAAGCCCTGCTGCTGCTCTTAAGTCCTGAGCCTGCATCGATGCCCCTCTCAGTTTCGGAACGCCTTTTATCTCAGCCAGTCTGTTATCACATATTATTATGTCTGCTCCCATTCTGTTAAGCTGCTTTGCCACCGCGAGCCTGTTTTCAAAAATATTCTCCGCAATATGCGATTCTCCCGATGCCGTACTTAAGACTGCCATAACTATCGGCTGCATGTCGGTAGGGAATCCCGGATACGGAGCAGTAGCAATATAATTCACCGGATGCGGCCGTTCCTTCATTGCAATATGCATTCCGATACGCCTTCCCGATGCGGCTGTCTCCTCATATACATTACAGTCAACACCAATCGCTGTCATAACATCAAGAAAGCCATGTGCCATATGCGGTGTGCAGTTATCTATGATTACATCCCCGCCGCACGCTGCCACTGCTCCCATATATGTCCCAAGAACTATTCTGTCCGGTCTTATCTCATACACAGAATCAAACAGCTCACTTACTCCTGTCACGGTGATTATGTGTGTACCAATCCCCTTTATGTCAGCTCCCATATTGCACAGTGCCAGGCAAAGTTCACACACTTCCGGCTCAACAGCAGCATTTGCAATAACAGTAGTTCCTTCAGCACGTACAGCCGCAAGAATTGCATTCTGCGTTGCTCCTACACTTTTTTTATCAAAATGAATATCAGCAGCCGCAGGCTTTGCCGAAGTAAAG
This genomic interval carries:
- a CDS encoding alpha-hydroxy-acid oxidizing protein, with protein sequence MNYSECIENARKRIGNYCKACPECNGRACRNQIPGPGAKGAGDTAIRNYDKWKEIRLNMDTIVSNRPVDTSISLFGKEFKYPFFAGPVGAVNLHYGDSLDDVAYNDILVSACADAGIAAFTGDGTNPGVMEAATDAIKNAKGRGIPTVKPWNIDTIRDKMELVRNSGAFAVAMDIDAAGLPFLKNMTPPAGSKSVEELSEIVKAANAPFIVKGIMTVKGALKAKEAGASAIVVSNHGGRVLDQCPATAEVLEEIVKAVDGSMKIFVDGGIRSGADVLKAIALGADAVIIARPFVTAVYGGEHEGVLAYIDKIGSELKDAMAMCGAASISEITRDCIR
- the ftsZ gene encoding cell division protein FtsZ; this encodes MLEITTNEQDQNAKIIVIGVGGAGNNAVNRMIDEQITGVEFIGINTDKQALQLCKAPNTIQIGEKLTKGLGAGAQPEVGEKAAEENVEELRQAIQGADMVFVTCGMGGGTGTGATPVVAKISKELGILTVGVVTKPFKFEGKARMNNAMSGIDKLKANVDTLIVIPNDKLLQIVDKKTTIPDALKKADEVLQQAVQGITDLITVPGLINLDFADIKTVMENKGVAHIGIGTATGDDKAIEAVQQAVTSPLLETTIEGASHVIINISGDISLIEANEAAEYVQNLTGESANIIFGAMFDDSEEDTCSITVIATGIEEKSGVDVNNVMANLKSSVKKPAATTYAQPSAQQPAERTSGTGMQDPRPITSSVSTDSLTIPTFLRKNR
- a CDS encoding cell division protein FtsQ encodes the protein MGQIMKRKFKRKNEKKHILVILLIIIVTAAAVVGAAAVIFRVNTIEYIGDDHYSDEELTEKLFNGSNPNALLYFLVGQRKHKEIPFIQKYEVEIQWPSKMVVTVYEKPVIGYVSYMGCNMYFDKDGTVVESSTRVLAGIPMISGLKFSSIVLGSKLDVGNSEIFGRILELTQAFDKYDITSDKIYFDSQGNVTLTIGSVRVMLGSCDNLTDTLFELKQIMPKLAGRKGTLHMEDFTEDKKSIIFEKD
- the murA gene encoding UDP-N-acetylglucosamine 1-carboxyvinyltransferase gives rise to the protein MKCIKVSPGGRLEGKLSVQGSKNSALPVMAAALLHDGFTIIKNCPRITDVDCMALLLTSAGCRVFWQNNMLVIDAKDAGPVKISEELAGRIRASILLMGAMFGRFGESDMPLPGGCRIGRRPIDMHIKAMQSLGADCRLEDGRISFTSAKPAAADIHFDKKSVGATQNAILAAVRAEGTTVIANAAVEPEVCELCLALCNMGADIKGIGTHIITVTGVSELFDSVYEIRPDRIVLGTYMGAVAACGGDVIIDNCTPHMAHGFLDVMTAIGVDCNVYEETAASGRRIGMHIAMKERPHPVNYIATAPYPGFPTDMQPIVMAVLSTASGESHIAENIFENRLAVAKQLNRMGADIIICDNRLAEIKGVPKLRGASMQAQDLRAAAGLLVAALAAESESVICNAEYILRGYENISRDLALIGAEAVIEHGADYEEEVQKEK